A region of Granulicella sibirica DNA encodes the following proteins:
- a CDS encoding alpha/beta hydrolase translates to MKNKLLSVPAIRLFLTLALAVGTVTVRSQTDTQNVKSNVVLVHGAFADGSSWAKLIPILQSKGYNVVAVQLPLTSFCGDVATVRREIARTSGPVILVGHSYGGAVITEAGSDPRVDSLVYVAAFAPDKGESALSLSQAAPAPTSDELRPDSKGFLKLTDRGIKGDLAPDLSLEEVALLTAAQAPTSADALSALITNPAWKNKPSWYIIAANDRAIAPTSERSMAVRIGASTSTVPSSHVVMLSHPKEVAAVIDAAGQLQKH, encoded by the coding sequence ATGAAGAACAAACTATTAAGCGTCCCAGCTATTCGGCTATTTCTGACTCTGGCGCTCGCGGTTGGGACTGTAACGGTTCGATCGCAAACCGACACCCAAAACGTGAAGAGCAACGTCGTTCTGGTTCACGGCGCCTTTGCTGATGGGAGCAGCTGGGCAAAATTGATTCCGATCCTTCAATCAAAGGGCTACAACGTGGTTGCTGTTCAACTTCCCTTGACTTCATTTTGTGGAGATGTGGCCACGGTTCGACGGGAAATAGCCAGAACAAGTGGTCCAGTAATTTTGGTCGGGCATTCCTACGGAGGGGCGGTTATTACCGAGGCTGGTTCCGATCCCCGTGTTGACTCACTGGTTTACGTCGCGGCCTTCGCACCCGATAAGGGGGAGTCGGCTCTCTCGCTATCTCAAGCCGCTCCCGCTCCGACCAGCGACGAGCTAAGACCTGACTCGAAAGGTTTTCTGAAGTTGACCGACCGAGGGATCAAAGGAGATTTAGCCCCGGATCTATCGCTCGAAGAAGTTGCCCTTCTGACAGCGGCGCAAGCGCCTACATCCGCTGATGCACTCAGCGCTCTGATCACCAACCCGGCCTGGAAGAATAAGCCATCCTGGTACATCATCGCGGCCAACGATCGCGCGATAGCTCCCACATCCGAGCGATCGATGGCGGTGAGAATCGGAGCCTCGACGAGTACTGTTCCCTCGTCGCATGTCGTGATGCTCAGTCACCCTAAAGAGGTAGCCGCGGTTATCGACGCTGCTGGGCAGTTGCAGAAGCACTAG
- a CDS encoding alpha/beta hydrolase, with the protein MKNVVLVHGAWVDGSSWSKVIPLLEAKGLHVVSVQIPLSSLADDVAATSRALALIDGPAILVGHSYGGVVITQAGNDPKVKGLVYIAAFAPDAGESVLGLTKTSPVPSPAVAQIQPDSNGFTKITKQGIYEDFAEELSESEKEVLLATQGPTSGPNALGAPVTEVAWKTKPSWTLITLKDRVIPFQAQQFMAQRSNAQVSSVPASHLVILAHPKEVAEVIERAANGGK; encoded by the coding sequence GTGAAGAATGTCGTCCTCGTTCATGGAGCATGGGTGGATGGATCGAGCTGGTCCAAGGTCATTCCGCTTCTCGAAGCAAAGGGGCTACATGTTGTCTCCGTCCAGATTCCTCTTAGCTCCCTTGCTGATGACGTCGCCGCCACTTCCCGGGCGCTGGCTCTGATTGATGGCCCAGCGATTCTGGTTGGTCACTCCTACGGCGGCGTTGTGATCACCCAGGCGGGAAACGACCCGAAGGTGAAGGGCCTTGTCTATATCGCGGCCTTTGCTCCGGACGCCGGTGAGTCCGTTCTCGGATTGACTAAGACTTCACCTGTCCCTTCGCCTGCCGTGGCGCAGATTCAGCCGGACAGCAACGGGTTCACCAAGATCACTAAGCAGGGAATTTACGAAGACTTCGCTGAGGAGCTTTCAGAGTCCGAGAAGGAGGTACTGCTTGCGACTCAGGGACCAACTTCGGGGCCGAATGCCCTTGGTGCTCCCGTAACTGAGGTCGCCTGGAAGACCAAGCCGTCGTGGACGCTCATCACTCTGAAAGATCGCGTTATCCCGTTCCAGGCACAACAGTTTATGGCACAGCGTAGCAACGCGCAAGTAAGCTCCGTGCCCGCCTCCCACCTCGTCATACTCGCTCATCCGAAGGAAGTGGCTGAAGTAATCGAACGAGCGGCGAACGGCGGCAAGTAA
- a CDS encoding SDR family NAD(P)-dependent oxidoreductase, whose product MRGTAVVTGASAGLGRIYADRLARRGYDLLLVARRADRLAELATELEAQYPIRAEVLVADLGEARDLDRVATRLGEDEAITCLVNNAGTSTLGPLSGSKASDESAMINVNVTALTRLTVAVLERFRRLSSGTIVNVGSVLGFHSLPISAIYSGTKGYVTNFTRGLQEELAGTGIVVQLVAPAATATDIWDISGVPLSNLDPDTVMTAGDCVDASMAGLALGESVTLTSVEDIQLFSDYETARLKLLSASQTSRPASRYNLSKQGTA is encoded by the coding sequence ATGCGGGGTACTGCAGTCGTCACTGGAGCCTCCGCAGGATTGGGACGAATTTACGCAGACCGCCTCGCGAGGCGGGGATATGACCTGCTCTTGGTGGCGAGGAGAGCGGATCGCCTTGCGGAGTTGGCCACCGAACTTGAGGCCCAATACCCAATCCGCGCGGAAGTGTTAGTTGCTGATCTTGGGGAGGCCCGCGATCTCGATCGTGTGGCAACACGACTCGGCGAGGACGAGGCCATCACGTGTCTGGTTAATAATGCTGGTACGTCTACTCTTGGGCCGCTATCCGGATCGAAGGCCTCTGATGAGTCTGCAATGATCAACGTGAACGTCACCGCCTTGACCAGGTTGACAGTCGCTGTCTTGGAAAGGTTTCGTAGACTTAGCTCCGGAACGATCGTAAATGTCGGATCAGTTCTCGGCTTTCACAGCCTTCCGATCAGCGCTATCTATAGCGGTACGAAGGGTTACGTGACGAACTTCACCCGCGGCCTACAGGAAGAGCTAGCTGGAACCGGAATCGTCGTTCAGCTTGTCGCTCCGGCAGCAACGGCCACCGATATTTGGGATATTTCAGGAGTTCCTCTATCCAACCTCGATCCCGACACGGTCATGACCGCTGGCGATTGCGTAGACGCGTCGATGGCGGGACTGGCTCTAGGGGAGTCGGTTACGTTGACTTCCGTCGAGGATATTCAGCTATTTTCCGACTACGAGACCGCAAGGCTTAAATTGCTTTCCGCGTCACAGACCAGCCGTCCTGCCTCCCGCTATAACCTCTCCAAGCAAGGGACCGCATAA
- a CDS encoding Dps family protein gives MTTRTELIERQKAPLAVPSDLDKESVVEITDALNVLLADVFTLYLKTKNFHWHMSGPHFRDYHLLLDDHGDQLFAITDDVAERVRKLGGTTIRSIGQIARLSRLSDNDVEYVTPKNMLSELHEDEKNLVLAMRAVHALCDEAGDLATASLLENFIDDSQRRGWFLFEATRS, from the coding sequence ATGACGACAAGGACAGAGCTGATCGAACGCCAGAAGGCCCCGCTCGCTGTACCATCCGATCTCGACAAAGAATCGGTTGTTGAAATTACAGATGCACTGAACGTCCTCCTCGCGGACGTGTTTACTCTCTATCTAAAGACCAAGAATTTTCACTGGCATATGAGTGGACCCCACTTCCGCGATTACCATCTCTTGCTAGACGATCACGGCGACCAGTTGTTTGCCATCACAGATGATGTAGCGGAGCGCGTGCGGAAACTTGGTGGCACAACGATCCGGTCCATTGGTCAGATTGCTCGCCTTAGCCGGCTTTCTGATAATGACGTTGAGTACGTCACGCCAAAGAATATGCTGAGTGAGTTGCATGAAGATGAGAAGAATCTCGTTTTGGCGATGCGCGCGGTTCACGCATTGTGCGATGAGGCCGGGGATCTCGCTACAGCGAGTTTGCTAGAGAACTTCATCGACGACTCGCAGCGACGCGGTTGGTTCCTGTTCGAAGCGACCCGGAGCTAG
- a CDS encoding TolC family protein, which yields MKQNIKTRSICLCCALSLAAVVGRAQSQGTAGGANSINTPRPFDPGSNTTNPSALAVQAQNPYLGSVPTGPVVPGILPLGLHDSVLRALRANLGLIDTEKDHAQARAARMRALSSLLPQLTADSAQTYQNLVENSIGLNVTTPAYNFQTAHVNISQRLLDVPASHEVAAARKNVEASSAEFADARNIVVLAATSSYLLVAAGQVRLDTARAQLATAVATEHLVRDRVTHQVSPQIEGIRAEVVRRSAEQRLAIAVANYEKDKLALTRIIGLPLAQEFRLTDGLTYTPAPDQSLDDLTAVVENQRQDIRAAIARVGEAVQNVKAQSAERLPTVDIRASAGETGFNYSRSIADYQVGARISVPLFTGRRIESDVLTAKAALERREAELADIQARAIYDVRTAMLDLKASETSVEVAVDNVTLAQEGLRQARDRFENGVTNSVELVQAQQDVAEAEDNRIASIYSHSLAKLMLIRATGTAEANYLTYLGVR from the coding sequence ATGAAGCAAAATATCAAAACGCGGAGCATTTGCCTCTGTTGCGCGCTCTCGCTCGCGGCTGTGGTAGGGCGGGCACAGAGTCAAGGAACGGCCGGGGGGGCGAACTCGATCAATACCCCTCGACCCTTTGACCCAGGATCCAATACTACAAATCCGAGTGCGTTAGCGGTGCAAGCGCAGAACCCCTATCTAGGAAGTGTTCCCACCGGTCCAGTCGTTCCTGGGATTCTCCCGTTGGGGCTTCATGATTCAGTTTTGCGCGCCCTTAGAGCGAATCTTGGTTTGATCGACACAGAGAAGGATCACGCTCAAGCCCGGGCGGCGCGCATGCGAGCTCTCTCTTCGCTATTACCTCAACTGACTGCTGACTCTGCCCAGACGTATCAGAATCTTGTTGAGAACTCCATTGGACTGAACGTCACAACTCCCGCCTACAACTTCCAAACGGCTCATGTAAACATTAGTCAGCGCCTACTGGATGTGCCTGCATCGCACGAGGTTGCCGCGGCCAGGAAGAATGTAGAAGCGAGTTCGGCAGAATTCGCGGATGCTCGCAACATCGTTGTCCTCGCCGCGACCAGCTCTTACCTGCTGGTGGCGGCGGGACAAGTACGATTGGACACCGCAAGGGCACAGCTTGCAACCGCAGTGGCGACTGAACATCTTGTGCGTGATCGGGTGACCCACCAAGTCTCACCCCAGATCGAAGGCATACGAGCGGAGGTTGTTCGACGCTCTGCGGAACAGCGGTTGGCCATCGCTGTCGCTAATTATGAAAAAGACAAGCTAGCGCTTACACGAATCATTGGTCTTCCGCTCGCTCAAGAATTCCGCTTGACAGATGGGCTCACCTACACCCCTGCGCCGGATCAGTCGCTTGATGATTTGACGGCAGTCGTAGAGAACCAGCGTCAAGATATCAGAGCCGCTATTGCGAGAGTGGGCGAGGCGGTTCAGAACGTTAAAGCACAGTCTGCGGAACGGTTACCCACTGTCGATATCAGAGCGAGTGCTGGCGAGACTGGGTTCAACTACTCCCGCAGCATTGCGGATTACCAGGTCGGAGCCCGCATCTCGGTGCCTCTGTTTACAGGCAGGAGAATCGAGTCGGATGTCCTTACCGCTAAGGCGGCTCTAGAGCGGCGAGAAGCCGAACTCGCGGATATTCAAGCACGCGCAATCTACGATGTACGCACCGCGATGTTGGATCTAAAGGCGTCTGAGACGAGTGTCGAAGTTGCTGTCGATAACGTGACACTTGCTCAAGAAGGCCTGAGACAAGCCAGGGACCGTTTTGAAAATGGCGTCACAAACAGCGTCGAACTCGTTCAGGCACAACAGGACGTTGCTGAAGCGGAAGATAACCGCATCGCGAGTATTTATTCGCACTCCTTGGCAAAACTGATGCTCATCCGGGCGACTGGGACCGCCGAAGCTAACTATCTCACGTACCTTGGAGTTCGGTAA
- a CDS encoding SRPBCC family protein produces the protein MENIDTKLTPSDFVVITCNCHIRRPIAGAWQRIGGFDDAGTFLNIACELISDVDGLGGVRKVANSILEVMVGQSEYSYSYAQISGPMAHLTYHGCVSLAADGTDSCRLTYSIVYDQTKLQENERAAQVQRISQRFQGAADAMKLAAENDISSDGIAE, from the coding sequence ATGGAAAATATCGACACAAAACTGACGCCATCAGACTTCGTAGTCATCACCTGCAACTGCCATATACGTCGCCCCATCGCCGGCGCTTGGCAAAGGATCGGTGGGTTTGATGATGCCGGGACGTTCCTGAATATAGCCTGTGAACTCATCTCGGACGTCGACGGACTCGGCGGTGTTCGCAAGGTCGCGAACTCAATCCTCGAGGTGATGGTGGGACAAAGCGAGTATTCCTACTCATACGCGCAAATTTCTGGGCCCATGGCTCATCTCACCTATCATGGCTGTGTGTCGCTGGCGGCGGACGGCACCGATTCGTGTCGCCTTACTTACTCAATCGTCTACGATCAGACGAAGTTGCAGGAAAACGAAAGAGCGGCCCAGGTTCAGCGAATAAGCCAGCGCTTTCAAGGCGCGGCAGATGCCATGAAGCTGGCAGCTGAGAACGATATTTCTTCAGACGGCATCGCCGAATAG
- a CDS encoding MFS transporter, giving the protein MNTTMDTQETTAQSVRWQRSATLLALTFAVCAEYWTTASVSLTLTDLGGTLGASSDEASWALTIYTTAFAVGVALSHRLSVFFGNRKYLATCSVLYGLASIGCALSPNLPVFLLFRAIQGFAGGAFLVRTFVFFTQRIELEHRAAVAVSFFIEIMIVGRIVSYIVSGWLADSITWRLEFVFPALFSFVAAGLFLGFTPDYWRQADNTGEAIDFKGIIFLAVGAAALQTALSRGAIDDWFGSTFIGTSFVLGVVGNTMFVLWQLSSWNKAPLLDLHYMKERTVYAGGTVSFVLGILLSGSLYVIPQYLRTVESHSALQTGVLLGVSSAGAAIAVLLFRYGQPLIKRLGSRSIIATAFLTSMTSEFMFGHFLTPDTPDYVLWIPLFLNGVFIAFSTSSLGGAAFALVIEQETSSARAIFYGLRQFGTSVGVTLAIVMIDRRSALHSGRLLEGFFGRSLPLVSQSLDFSPEALKGLELLVRKQSLVLSFADIFNVMGVLAGLSLLVIPLLPSLKPALPSGAPQTIPLAPQLSTARAQEPA; this is encoded by the coding sequence TTGAACACAACTATGGACACGCAGGAGACAACTGCCCAGAGCGTGCGCTGGCAGCGCTCAGCGACCCTCTTGGCACTCACCTTCGCCGTCTGTGCCGAATACTGGACAACCGCGAGCGTCAGCTTGACGCTTACGGACCTCGGAGGCACGCTTGGCGCGTCAAGCGATGAGGCGAGTTGGGCCCTTACGATATACACGACCGCCTTTGCCGTGGGTGTGGCATTGTCGCACCGCCTGTCCGTGTTCTTCGGCAACCGGAAATATCTTGCGACCTGTTCGGTTTTGTATGGACTCGCGTCGATCGGATGTGCCCTGAGCCCGAATCTGCCAGTTTTTCTTCTATTCCGCGCGATACAGGGTTTCGCAGGCGGTGCATTTCTTGTGCGAACCTTCGTATTTTTCACTCAACGCATCGAACTCGAACACCGTGCCGCGGTCGCAGTCTCTTTTTTCATAGAGATCATGATCGTTGGCCGTATCGTTTCCTACATCGTATCGGGTTGGCTTGCCGACAGCATCACTTGGCGGCTGGAGTTTGTCTTTCCCGCCCTGTTCTCATTCGTCGCAGCCGGCTTGTTCCTCGGATTCACTCCCGACTATTGGAGACAGGCCGACAACACTGGCGAGGCAATCGATTTCAAGGGCATCATCTTCTTGGCCGTTGGCGCGGCAGCACTCCAGACCGCGTTGAGCAGGGGTGCCATTGACGACTGGTTCGGATCAACTTTTATAGGAACCTCCTTTGTCTTGGGCGTCGTCGGAAATACGATGTTCGTGCTGTGGCAGCTTTCTTCCTGGAACAAAGCGCCTCTTCTCGACCTCCACTACATGAAGGAGAGGACTGTCTACGCAGGTGGGACCGTCAGTTTTGTACTAGGAATACTGCTCTCCGGTAGCCTCTATGTGATTCCCCAGTACCTGCGAACCGTGGAGTCTCATTCAGCGCTACAAACTGGAGTACTGCTCGGTGTTAGTTCGGCCGGAGCGGCGATCGCTGTGCTCCTGTTTCGATACGGCCAACCCCTCATAAAACGGCTGGGAAGCCGGTCAATCATTGCCACGGCATTTCTTACCTCAATGACCTCTGAGTTTATGTTCGGCCACTTCCTGACGCCGGATACGCCCGACTACGTTCTTTGGATACCACTCTTCCTAAACGGTGTTTTTATCGCCTTCTCGACGAGCAGCCTTGGGGGTGCGGCCTTTGCCCTGGTAATTGAGCAAGAGACCTCGAGTGCACGAGCCATCTTTTACGGCCTTCGACAATTCGGAACATCAGTCGGGGTGACGCTGGCAATTGTCATGATCGATCGACGTTCCGCACTGCACTCCGGCCGGTTGTTGGAGGGATTCTTTGGTCGTAGCCTTCCACTTGTCTCTCAGAGCTTGGACTTCTCACCAGAAGCGCTAAAGGGACTGGAGCTCTTGGTGAGAAAGCAGAGTCTAGTCCTGTCTTTCGCCGACATCTTCAACGTTATGGGTGTCCTCGCAGGTCTCTCACTGTTAGTGATCCCATTGCTTCCCTCCCTGAAGCCCGCGTTGCCTTCGGGCGCACCCCAAACGATTCCTCTTGCACCCCAACTTTCAACCGCCCGGGCGCAAGAGCCTGCCTGA
- a CDS encoding alpha/beta fold hydrolase, producing MLAKTVRAGLAATLLFPLGGQCVAQHTLKKSAPGNAISDSDLVKTLPGFQNESVEVNGVRLHYVAGGHGSPILLLPGWPETWWAYRKIMPRLAKDHRVLSIDLRGMGSSSRPADGYDKKTMANDIAQLLVKLQYDKAIVVGHDIGAMVAFSLAENHPDQVEKLVMLDSSHPSPAYLSLALLPSPGTFGEKVDDDHPYFWWFAFHQVKGLPEQLLEGRAGLEQEWFFHYMLKDESSITPKDRAVYAAAYSSRDSIRASNAWYQAFDQDIKDYASYQTLSMPVLGVGGPSYTRLKALLDLKAPGSLTVRVAGSGHFIAEEKPLELLGFLDKFLKP from the coding sequence TTGCTTGCAAAAACTGTTCGCGCCGGACTAGCCGCGACTCTTCTGTTCCCGTTGGGCGGTCAATGCGTCGCTCAACATACATTGAAAAAATCCGCTCCCGGTAACGCTATTTCAGACTCAGATCTCGTGAAGACGCTACCCGGATTCCAGAATGAAAGCGTCGAAGTGAATGGCGTCCGGCTCCACTATGTTGCAGGCGGTCACGGGTCTCCCATCCTCCTACTCCCGGGGTGGCCCGAGACCTGGTGGGCGTACCGCAAGATCATGCCCAGGCTGGCAAAGGATCATCGGGTGCTATCGATAGACTTGAGAGGCATGGGCAGCTCAAGCCGGCCTGCCGATGGTTACGACAAGAAGACGATGGCCAACGACATCGCGCAATTGCTCGTAAAGCTTCAGTACGACAAGGCAATTGTGGTTGGCCACGACATTGGAGCCATGGTCGCGTTCAGTCTGGCAGAGAATCACCCTGACCAAGTGGAAAAGTTGGTCATGCTTGACAGCTCACACCCATCTCCGGCTTACCTCTCCCTCGCCCTCTTGCCCTCTCCCGGAACTTTTGGGGAAAAGGTTGACGACGATCACCCCTATTTCTGGTGGTTTGCATTTCATCAGGTGAAGGGATTGCCAGAGCAATTGCTTGAGGGCCGGGCTGGGCTGGAGCAAGAATGGTTCTTTCATTACATGCTGAAGGACGAGAGTTCTATTACGCCCAAAGACCGAGCGGTGTATGCGGCGGCCTACTCGAGCCGAGACTCGATTCGCGCGAGTAACGCCTGGTACCAGGCGTTCGATCAAGACATCAAGGACTACGCCTCGTATCAAACACTGTCCATGCCGGTCCTGGGGGTTGGCGGCCCGTCTTACACTCGGCTCAAAGCGCTACTCGACTTGAAGGCTCCTGGATCTCTGACGGTTCGTGTGGCCGGTAGTGGCCATTTCATAGCTGAGGAAAAGCCGCTGGAACTTCTGGGATTTCTAGATAAGTTTCTGAAGCCCTAG
- the poxB gene encoding ubiquinone-dependent pyruvate dehydrogenase, with product MPKSTIANIIVETLANIGVRRVYGVPGDSLNAITDSIRTHPSIDWVHTRNEEAAAFAAGADAHLTGTLAVCAGSCGPGNTHLINGLYDCQRSRVPVLAIAAQIPTREIGSDYFQETKPDHIFKDCSFYCETISHPSQMPRVLEIAIRTAIAKQGVAVIILSGDTALEEAVLARIPLALEAVKPLQPIVTPEPAVLSLAAQMISAASRITILGGAGCAEAHSELLALAEATKAPIVHALRGKEYIDYDNPYDVGMTGLIGFTSGHYAMQHCDLLLMVGTDFPYTPFFPSDAKVIQIDLRGEHIGRRTSVDLGLVGTVRDTLRALIPLLAIKTDATHLEHAQSHFKQARKGLDELATGEPGKQIIHPQHLTAILDKLASPDAVFTCDVGTPTVWAARYLRMNGQRRLIGSFNHGSMANALPQAIGAQMAFPNRQVISMSGDGGLAMLMGEMLSLKQLNAPVKIIVFQNNALSFVELEMKAVGIISFGTDLVNPDFAKLADACGIFARNVDSPDELESAVAAALAHPGPALVAVQVAKQELSMPPTISLEQAKGFGLYMVKAILNHRGDELVDLAETNLRAFI from the coding sequence ATGCCGAAGTCCACAATCGCCAACATCATCGTCGAAACCCTTGCGAACATCGGTGTGCGTCGCGTCTACGGTGTCCCCGGCGATTCGCTCAACGCCATCACCGACTCGATCCGGACCCACCCATCGATTGACTGGGTTCACACTCGCAATGAGGAAGCTGCCGCCTTCGCCGCTGGTGCAGATGCACACCTTACCGGCACCCTCGCCGTCTGCGCGGGCTCCTGCGGCCCCGGCAACACCCATCTCATCAATGGTCTCTATGACTGCCAGCGCAGCCGTGTCCCCGTCCTAGCTATTGCCGCTCAGATCCCTACCAGGGAGATTGGCAGCGACTACTTCCAAGAGACGAAACCGGACCATATCTTCAAGGATTGCAGCTTTTATTGCGAGACCATCTCTCATCCGAGCCAAATGCCTCGCGTTCTTGAGATCGCCATTCGCACCGCCATTGCGAAGCAGGGTGTAGCGGTAATCATTCTCTCCGGGGACACGGCTCTCGAAGAAGCGGTCCTTGCTCGGATTCCACTTGCCCTCGAGGCCGTAAAGCCACTGCAGCCCATCGTCACTCCGGAGCCAGCTGTCCTGTCACTCGCAGCTCAGATGATCTCTGCCGCGTCCCGGATCACGATCCTCGGCGGTGCCGGTTGCGCTGAAGCACACAGCGAGTTGCTTGCCCTCGCAGAGGCCACGAAGGCCCCGATCGTTCATGCGCTCCGCGGCAAAGAATACATAGACTACGACAATCCGTACGATGTCGGAATGACGGGACTCATTGGCTTCACTTCTGGGCATTACGCCATGCAGCACTGTGATCTTTTGCTCATGGTCGGCACAGACTTCCCTTACACCCCTTTCTTCCCATCAGATGCCAAGGTTATTCAGATCGATCTTCGTGGTGAGCACATCGGTCGACGAACTTCGGTCGACCTCGGCCTCGTCGGCACAGTCCGCGACACTCTCCGTGCTCTGATTCCGCTGCTAGCGATCAAGACTGACGCGACTCATCTCGAGCATGCTCAATCTCACTTCAAGCAAGCGCGCAAAGGGCTCGACGAACTGGCGACCGGTGAGCCCGGAAAGCAGATCATCCATCCGCAACACCTGACGGCCATTCTCGACAAACTCGCCTCACCCGACGCCGTGTTCACCTGCGATGTTGGTACGCCAACCGTTTGGGCTGCTCGATATCTCCGCATGAATGGGCAGCGACGCCTTATCGGTTCGTTCAATCATGGCTCCATGGCCAATGCGTTGCCGCAGGCCATCGGTGCCCAGATGGCTTTCCCGAATCGCCAAGTCATTTCCATGTCAGGGGATGGAGGACTCGCTATGCTCATGGGCGAGATGCTCTCTCTCAAGCAGCTCAACGCTCCTGTCAAAATCATTGTTTTTCAGAACAACGCCCTCAGCTTCGTCGAACTTGAAATGAAAGCAGTGGGGATCATCAGCTTCGGCACCGATCTCGTCAATCCCGACTTTGCAAAATTAGCCGACGCCTGTGGCATTTTTGCCCGCAACGTCGACTCTCCCGACGAGCTCGAATCCGCCGTAGCGGCGGCTCTTGCGCATCCGGGTCCAGCGCTGGTTGCCGTCCAGGTGGCGAAGCAAGAACTCTCCATGCCTCCAACCATCTCTCTCGAGCAAGCCAAAGGCTTCGGGCTATATATGGTCAAGGCGATCCTAAATCACCGCGGCGATGAACTCGTGGATCTCGCGGAAACCAACCTCCGCGCCTTCATCTAG
- a CDS encoding OsmC family peroxiredoxin — protein sequence MKAEAYSNWIGTWKEGSGSIATKTPTVKQQPFSYASRFEGAPGANPEELLAAAHAGCFNQALANNFGMIGLTADSIITRVEIIVEQDEHNRPSIARSHITVEAKVAGASEQQFADCSERARAHCSISRILTCEITMAATLHG from the coding sequence ATGAAAGCGGAAGCATATTCAAATTGGATCGGCACCTGGAAAGAGGGAAGCGGTAGCATCGCAACCAAGACCCCTACGGTGAAGCAACAGCCATTTAGTTATGCAAGCCGGTTCGAGGGAGCTCCAGGCGCCAATCCCGAAGAGTTGCTCGCCGCAGCGCATGCTGGTTGTTTCAATCAGGCATTGGCAAACAACTTCGGAATGATCGGTCTGACAGCCGACAGCATTATTACGCGGGTAGAGATCATTGTGGAGCAGGACGAACACAACCGACCTAGCATTGCGCGCTCGCATATTACTGTCGAGGCCAAAGTGGCAGGCGCTTCAGAACAACAGTTCGCTGACTGCTCAGAGCGGGCTCGGGCTCACTGCAGCATATCCCGAATTCTCACGTGTGAGATCACAATGGCTGCGACCTTGCACGGTTAA
- a CDS encoding HlyD family secretion protein, whose translation MAAQDSPNQTSLPRRLIVGSLVAIAILALAVWFIAPGSVSTNDAQIDGHIHPLNARVSGTIVWVNPIVDDTHFVKAGTVLARLDSNDYEPTVDRLQGDVQSTEAQLSSAKLNVDISEATSVSRLSVAKAAVDEAQAEKDTAEAQSLAAAAAVTQSNAVFKRAEDDRKRYLALFESHEISQSEYDQRATEAATAEAQLRAAEANLSAARQHIASAAQRITERKSDVLAAQTAPQQIASARANVLRVNGDLRKTKASLKDAVLNLSYTEIVAPVDGVIGRKQIEVGQRISAGSLILTLTPPDEIWAIANFKETQLQRMKIGQTATIHIDSSGEDLSGTVESLGGATGAKYALLPPENATGNYVKVVQRVPVRVRISSGRQRTSLVPGMSIEVRVDTRL comes from the coding sequence ATGGCCGCTCAGGACTCACCCAACCAAACGTCGCTTCCTCGCCGTCTCATCGTCGGCAGCCTTGTCGCAATCGCAATTCTGGCCCTCGCCGTGTGGTTCATCGCGCCCGGTAGTGTCAGCACCAATGATGCGCAGATCGATGGCCATATCCATCCGTTGAACGCCCGTGTGTCGGGAACAATCGTATGGGTGAATCCGATCGTGGATGATACTCATTTCGTCAAAGCAGGTACAGTTCTGGCGAGACTTGACTCAAATGACTACGAACCCACGGTCGACCGACTTCAAGGCGATGTCCAGTCGACAGAAGCCCAGTTGAGTTCGGCCAAGCTGAACGTTGACATCTCAGAAGCGACCTCGGTCAGCCGGCTCTCTGTTGCAAAGGCGGCTGTCGACGAAGCGCAGGCCGAAAAAGACACCGCCGAGGCGCAATCTCTAGCTGCTGCAGCTGCAGTAACGCAAAGCAATGCTGTGTTCAAAAGGGCAGAGGACGACCGCAAACGATACCTCGCGTTGTTTGAGAGCCACGAGATCTCCCAATCCGAATACGATCAGAGGGCGACCGAGGCGGCGACGGCCGAAGCCCAGTTAAGGGCTGCGGAGGCTAATCTGTCGGCCGCCCGCCAGCATATCGCTTCGGCAGCCCAACGCATTACGGAGAGAAAAAGTGATGTTTTGGCGGCGCAGACTGCGCCGCAACAGATTGCATCCGCTCGGGCAAACGTGTTGCGCGTCAACGGAGATCTCAGAAAGACGAAGGCGTCGTTGAAGGATGCGGTGCTCAATTTGAGCTATACCGAGATTGTCGCGCCCGTCGACGGAGTGATCGGACGTAAACAAATAGAGGTCGGCCAGAGGATCTCGGCCGGCAGTCTTATTCTCACCCTCACACCCCCCGATGAGATCTGGGCGATCGCAAATTTCAAAGAGACGCAGCTTCAACGTATGAAAATAGGGCAGACTGCAACAATCCACATCGACTCATCTGGTGAAGACTTGTCCGGAACCGTAGAAAGTCTTGGGGGAGCGACTGGGGCCAAATACGCCTTGCTCCCGCCGGAAAATGCCACGGGCAACTACGTAAAAGTTGTGCAGCGAGTGCCGGTGCGGGTCCGAATATCGAGTGGGAGGCAGCGAACCTCGTTAGTTCCCGGAATGTCCATTGAAGTTCGCGTGGATACCCGTCTTTGA